A genome region from Geodermatophilus bullaregiensis includes the following:
- a CDS encoding saccharopine dehydrogenase family protein, giving the protein MTEPAREHDVVLFGATGFVGRLVAAYLAEAAPPDLRVALAGRSREKLAAAAAELPAAGRHWPLLEADSGDPASLTRTAESTRVLVTTVGPYARYGLPVVEACARAGTHYADLTGEVLFVRDAIDRCDAVARETGARLVHAAGYDSIPSDLSVFLLAERARADGAGGLTDVRLVASARGGVSGGTVDSMRNQIEAMLRDRTLRRVIGDPYALSPDRDAEPATRQPPDAAPPALAADGRWTAPFVMAPFNTRIVRRSNALQEWSYGRGLRYGEAMSAGRGLTGAVTAAGITTGLAAGLGALAFPPTRALLDRVLPSPGSGPDAATREKGFFRMVVDADTEGGRHYRATAAGSGDPGYAATSVMLGEVALGLALDGDRLPDRAGSLTPATALGHVLVERLRAAGHTYEVTPA; this is encoded by the coding sequence GTGACCGAGCCCGCGCGCGAGCACGACGTCGTCCTCTTCGGTGCCACCGGCTTCGTCGGCCGCCTGGTCGCCGCCTACCTGGCCGAGGCCGCGCCGCCGGACCTGCGCGTCGCCCTGGCCGGCCGGTCGCGGGAGAAGCTGGCCGCCGCGGCGGCGGAGCTGCCGGCGGCCGGACGGCACTGGCCGCTGCTGGAGGCCGACAGCGGCGACCCGGCGTCGCTGACCCGCACGGCGGAGAGCACCCGCGTGCTGGTCACCACCGTCGGCCCCTACGCGCGCTACGGCCTGCCCGTCGTCGAGGCCTGCGCCCGCGCCGGCACGCACTACGCCGACCTCACCGGGGAGGTGCTGTTCGTCCGCGACGCCATCGACCGCTGCGACGCCGTCGCGCGGGAGACCGGCGCCCGGCTGGTGCACGCCGCGGGCTACGACTCCATCCCCTCGGACCTGTCGGTGTTCCTGCTCGCCGAGCGCGCCCGTGCCGACGGCGCGGGCGGGCTCACCGACGTCCGCCTGGTCGCCTCGGCCCGCGGCGGGGTCAGCGGCGGCACCGTCGACTCGATGCGCAACCAGATCGAGGCGATGCTGCGGGACCGGACGCTGCGCCGCGTCATCGGCGACCCCTACGCCCTCTCGCCCGACCGCGACGCCGAGCCGGCCACCCGCCAGCCCCCGGACGCCGCTCCCCCGGCGCTGGCCGCCGACGGCCGGTGGACCGCGCCGTTCGTCATGGCACCGTTCAACACCCGGATCGTGCGGCGCAGCAACGCCCTGCAGGAGTGGTCCTACGGCCGCGGCCTGCGCTACGGCGAGGCGATGAGCGCCGGCCGGGGGCTCACCGGCGCGGTCACCGCCGCCGGGATCACCACCGGCCTGGCCGCCGGCCTCGGCGCGCTGGCCTTCCCGCCCACCCGGGCGCTGCTCGACCGCGTGCTGCCCTCCCCCGGCTCCGGTCCCGACGCGGCCACCCGCGAGAAGGGCTTCTTCCGCATGGTCGTCGACGCCGACACCGAGGGCGGCCGGCACTACCGGGCGACGGCGGCCGGCTCGGGCGACCCCGGCTACGCCGCGACGTCGGTGATGCTCGGGGAGGTCGCGCTCGGCCTGGCCCTCGACGGCGACCGGCTGCCCGACCGGGCCGGCTCGCTGACCCCGGCGACGGCACTGGGCCACGTCCTCGTCGAGCGGCTGCGCGCCGCCGGGCACACCTACGAGGTCACGCCGGCCTGA
- a CDS encoding amidase, whose protein sequence is MPVRPPDENEVAALAGTYGMHPDEAEVSSYTPLVAAFLTSYDAVEELYAGIAPQPPADRPSTRPADADNPLGAWYVRTEIRGAAEGPLAGRTVAVKDNVAVAGVPMMNGSHTVEGFVPRRDATVVTRLLGAGATVTGKAVCEDLCFSGGSHTSVTGPVRNPWDPTRTTGGSSSGSAALVAAGEVDLALGGDQGGSIRMPAAFCGIVGHKPTHGLVPYTGAFPIESTLDHLGPMTRTVADAATVLDVLAGRDGDDPRQPADLAPASCAAALGGDVAGLRVGVVAQGFGWAELSETGVDDTVRAAAGRLRELGIEVVDLDLPWHRHALHVWNVIATDGATVQMIEGNGYGHNWEGRYDPDLVAHYGRRRKETADRWSPTVTAVALAGRWSIEREQGRHYAMAQNLAAEVRRRYDEALSGVDLLVLPTVPMVARPIPAPDDPLEVRVSRGLEMIVNCAPFDVSGHPATSVPAGLSEGLPVGMMLVGRRFADATCLQVAHAFEQLVGGFPGPPGR, encoded by the coding sequence GTGCCCGTACGCCCGCCGGACGAGAACGAGGTGGCCGCGCTCGCGGGCACCTACGGGATGCACCCCGACGAGGCGGAGGTGTCCTCCTACACCCCGCTCGTCGCCGCGTTCCTGACCTCCTACGACGCGGTCGAGGAGCTCTACGCGGGCATCGCCCCGCAGCCGCCCGCCGACCGGCCCAGCACCCGGCCCGCCGACGCGGACAACCCGCTGGGCGCCTGGTACGTCCGGACGGAGATCCGCGGCGCTGCCGAGGGACCCCTCGCGGGGCGCACGGTCGCGGTCAAGGACAACGTGGCGGTGGCCGGCGTGCCGATGATGAACGGCAGCCACACCGTCGAGGGGTTCGTGCCCCGCAGGGACGCCACCGTGGTGACCCGCCTGCTCGGTGCCGGCGCGACCGTCACGGGGAAGGCCGTCTGCGAGGACCTCTGCTTCTCGGGAGGGAGCCACACCTCCGTCACCGGCCCGGTGCGCAACCCCTGGGACCCGACCCGCACCACCGGCGGCAGCTCCAGCGGCAGCGCCGCGCTGGTCGCGGCCGGGGAGGTGGACCTGGCCCTCGGCGGCGACCAGGGCGGGTCCATCCGCATGCCGGCGGCCTTCTGCGGCATCGTCGGGCACAAGCCCACGCACGGTCTGGTGCCCTACACCGGCGCCTTCCCGATCGAGTCGACCCTCGACCACCTGGGGCCGATGACCCGCACGGTCGCCGACGCCGCGACGGTCCTCGACGTCCTGGCCGGCCGGGACGGCGACGACCCCCGGCAGCCGGCCGACCTGGCGCCCGCCTCCTGCGCCGCGGCGCTGGGCGGGGACGTCGCGGGACTGCGGGTCGGCGTGGTCGCGCAGGGCTTCGGCTGGGCGGAGCTCTCCGAGACCGGCGTCGACGACACCGTGCGCGCGGCCGCCGGCCGGCTGCGCGAGCTCGGCATCGAGGTCGTCGACCTCGACCTCCCGTGGCACCGGCACGCGCTGCACGTCTGGAACGTCATCGCCACCGACGGCGCGACCGTCCAGATGATCGAGGGCAACGGGTACGGCCACAACTGGGAGGGCCGGTACGACCCCGACCTGGTCGCCCACTACGGGCGGCGGCGCAAGGAGACCGCCGACCGCTGGTCGCCGACCGTCACCGCGGTCGCCCTGGCCGGCCGCTGGTCGATCGAGCGGGAGCAGGGCCGTCACTACGCGATGGCCCAGAACCTGGCCGCGGAGGTCCGCCGCCGCTACGACGAGGCGCTGAGCGGGGTCGACCTGCTGGTGCTGCCCACCGTGCCGATGGTCGCCCGGCCGATCCCGGCACCCGACGACCCGCTCGAGGTCCGGGTGTCCCGGGGCCTGGAGATGATCGTCAACTGCGCGCCGTTCGACGTCAGCGGTCACCCGGCCACCAGCGTCCCCGCCGGGCTGTCCGAGGGCCTGCCGGTCGGGATGATGCTGGTCGGCCGGCGGTTCGCCGACGCCACGTGCCTGCAGGTGGCACACGCCTTCGAGCAGCTCGTCGGCGGGTTCCCGGGTCCTCCCGGGCGCTGA
- a CDS encoding trimeric intracellular cation channel family protein has translation MSTLAAAAETLRVPAAVDLAAIVVGALTGGLLAAREGFAVSGVLLLAVSGGLGGGLIRDVLLAAGPPVALTNPAYLPAVAITAAVTFYFSGWLSRLNPLLVALDALTLGLFTVIGAQKAQLAGLPSASVVFIGTLTAVGGAVIRDVLLAQRADIVQPGPYNAVAALLGATALTVLAGPAGLAPIPVALLVIGLVATLRLLAVWRGWEAPVAVDLPGRARQRLARERGDRPDGRRRARRRAR, from the coding sequence GTGAGCACCCTGGCCGCTGCGGCCGAGACCCTGCGCGTGCCGGCCGCGGTCGACCTGGCCGCGATCGTCGTCGGCGCGCTCACCGGCGGGCTGCTCGCCGCGCGCGAGGGCTTCGCCGTCTCCGGGGTCCTGCTGCTGGCGGTCAGCGGCGGGCTGGGCGGCGGGCTGATCCGCGACGTGCTGCTGGCCGCCGGCCCGCCCGTGGCGCTCACCAACCCCGCCTACCTGCCCGCCGTGGCGATCACGGCGGCGGTCACCTTCTACTTCTCCGGCTGGCTCTCCCGGCTCAACCCGCTGCTCGTGGCGCTCGACGCGCTCACCCTCGGCCTGTTCACCGTCATCGGCGCGCAGAAGGCCCAGCTGGCCGGGCTCCCCAGCGCCTCGGTCGTGTTCATCGGCACGCTGACCGCCGTGGGCGGGGCGGTGATCCGCGACGTCCTGCTGGCGCAGCGGGCCGACATCGTGCAGCCCGGGCCGTACAACGCCGTCGCCGCGCTGCTGGGGGCCACGGCGCTGACCGTGCTGGCCGGCCCCGCCGGGCTCGCGCCGATCCCGGTGGCGCTGCTGGTCATCGGGCTGGTGGCCACCCTCCGGCTGCTCGCGGTGTGGCGCGGCTGGGAGGCGCCGGTCGCCGTCGACCTGCCCGGGCGGGCCCGCCAGCGGCTGGCCCGCGAGCGCGGCGACCGGCCCGACGGACGCCGCCGGGCCCGGCGCCGGGCCCGCTAG
- a CDS encoding putative bifunctional diguanylate cyclase/phosphodiesterase codes for MSRSRGTRVVGTRLFAAYAAASLVPVVVLGGVLAAGIRQDAVDRALEYGSAQAAVVEEMAIAPALRGQDLAMGLTEAERERLQMATDLAVFRGSILRLRLRDFSGAVVFADDGASGPAEALPHYPAGEGVVPATGSAFTAAADGGSFVALLDDDGLAVGRVICVLQPIVADTSGRSVGVLELLLPYDTVAAEVEAATTRTYWRLGAGLGALYLVLGAISWSTTRRLRRQAAQAAHDALHDPLTGLANRELFARRVAAELERGTPGAVVLVDLDRFKEVNDTLGHHAGDHLLREVGRRLDATVRAGDTVARLGGDEFGLLLPGVDDPADACELVQRVSEALAVETVVDGVPLTVEASCGIAMHPADAADVETLMTCADAAMYQGKRGATGVVVYDRRATAPPPHSPALQHDVRRALEDGDLRLHYQPQVDLASGRTTGVEALLRWQHPQRGLVGPGEFLPALEQSGVMGALTEWVLTQALADCAAWTAAGEDWTVSVNVSVRNLEQPGFADTVVRLAAAAGVPPSRLHLEVTETALPADLAAASACLAELAAHGFGAALDDFGVGFASLSHLRSLALTEVKVDRAFVTGAAAHAEDAAVVRSLVELAHGLGLSVCAEGVETPEVADWLRSVGCDRAQGWHFSRPHRWPDLVRAAAPAPALASVEVPS; via the coding sequence ATGAGCCGGTCCAGGGGCACCAGGGTGGTCGGCACCCGGCTGTTCGCCGCCTACGCGGCGGCCAGCCTGGTGCCGGTCGTCGTGCTGGGCGGGGTGCTGGCCGCCGGCATCCGGCAGGACGCCGTCGACCGCGCCCTCGAGTACGGCTCCGCGCAGGCCGCGGTGGTCGAGGAGATGGCGATCGCGCCGGCGCTGCGCGGCCAGGACCTCGCGATGGGGCTGACCGAGGCCGAGCGGGAGCGGCTGCAGATGGCCACCGACCTCGCCGTCTTCCGCGGGTCGATCCTGCGGCTGCGGCTGCGCGACTTCTCCGGGGCCGTGGTCTTCGCCGACGACGGCGCCAGCGGGCCGGCCGAGGCGCTGCCGCACTACCCCGCGGGTGAGGGCGTCGTCCCCGCCACCGGGTCGGCCTTCACCGCCGCCGCGGACGGCGGCAGCTTCGTCGCGCTGCTCGACGACGACGGCCTCGCCGTCGGGCGGGTGATCTGCGTGCTCCAGCCGATCGTCGCCGACACCTCCGGCCGCTCGGTCGGCGTCCTGGAGCTGCTGCTGCCCTACGACACCGTCGCCGCCGAGGTCGAGGCGGCCACCACGCGCACCTACTGGCGCCTCGGCGCGGGCCTGGGCGCCCTGTACCTCGTGCTGGGCGCGATCTCCTGGTCGACCACCCGGCGGCTGCGCCGGCAGGCCGCGCAGGCCGCCCACGACGCGCTGCACGACCCGCTGACCGGGCTGGCCAACCGCGAGCTGTTCGCCCGCCGGGTGGCCGCCGAGCTCGAGCGGGGCACGCCCGGGGCCGTCGTCCTCGTCGACCTCGACCGGTTCAAGGAGGTCAACGACACCCTCGGCCACCACGCCGGTGACCACCTGCTCCGCGAGGTCGGCCGCCGGCTGGACGCGACCGTCCGCGCCGGGGACACGGTGGCCCGCCTGGGTGGCGACGAGTTCGGCCTGCTGCTGCCCGGCGTCGACGACCCCGCCGACGCCTGCGAGCTCGTGCAGCGGGTCAGCGAGGCACTGGCGGTCGAGACCGTCGTCGACGGCGTCCCGCTGACGGTGGAGGCCAGCTGCGGCATCGCGATGCACCCGGCCGACGCCGCCGACGTCGAGACGCTCATGACCTGCGCCGACGCGGCCATGTACCAGGGCAAGCGCGGCGCGACCGGCGTCGTCGTCTACGACCGCCGCGCCACCGCACCCCCGCCGCACTCCCCGGCCCTGCAGCACGACGTCCGCCGGGCCCTGGAGGACGGCGACCTGCGGCTGCACTACCAGCCGCAGGTGGACCTGGCCTCCGGGCGCACCACCGGCGTGGAGGCCCTGCTGCGCTGGCAGCACCCGCAGCGCGGGCTGGTCGGCCCCGGCGAGTTCCTGCCCGCCCTCGAGCAGTCCGGCGTGATGGGTGCGCTCACCGAGTGGGTGCTGACGCAGGCGCTGGCCGACTGCGCCGCCTGGACCGCGGCCGGCGAGGACTGGACCGTCTCGGTCAACGTCTCGGTGCGCAACCTCGAGCAGCCCGGCTTCGCCGACACCGTCGTCCGGCTGGCCGCCGCGGCCGGGGTGCCGCCGTCCCGGCTGCACCTGGAGGTGACGGAGACGGCGCTGCCGGCCGACCTCGCCGCCGCGTCGGCGTGCCTGGCCGAGCTGGCCGCGCACGGCTTCGGCGCCGCCCTCGACGACTTCGGCGTCGGCTTCGCCAGCCTGTCGCACCTGCGCTCCCTGGCGCTCACCGAGGTCAAGGTCGACCGCGCCTTCGTCACCGGCGCCGCGGCGCACGCCGAGGACGCCGCCGTCGTCCGGTCGCTGGTCGAGCTCGCGCACGGCCTGGGGCTGTCGGTCTGCGCCGAGGGCGTGGAGACGCCCGAGGTCGCCGACTGGCTGCGCTCGGTCGGCTGCGACCGCGCCCAGGGCTGGCACTTCTCCCGGCCGCACCGGTGGCCGGACCTGGTCCGCGCGGCAGCTCCGGCGCCCGCGCTCGCCTCCGTGGAGGTCCCCTCGTGA
- a CDS encoding ABC transporter substrate-binding protein, with product MTRSRRALAGAAVLAAVLITAGCGSADPAPADAGPVVTLDERLHAALPEDVREAGVLTVANDPSYPPASSFGPDGRTIVGFEPDLGAALGELLGVQVQFRASSFDTLLDDLAAERFDLVMSAVTDTAERQQQADFVNYFRAGSSIVVPRGNPLGVHDLAGLCGRSVAVEAGTVQVGLLERAQAACARRIDVREVPTNDDALLELRTGRADAVLADYPPAVFVTTDPRTQNSYQLVSDTQYEPGLYGIAVDRDRTELRDVLTAALQRLVDDGVYRALLDRWEVGHGAVDVVTVNGALPPSGD from the coding sequence GTGACCCGCTCCCGCCGCGCCCTCGCCGGTGCCGCCGTCCTCGCCGCCGTGCTGATCACGGCCGGCTGCGGATCCGCCGACCCGGCCCCGGCCGACGCCGGCCCGGTCGTGACGCTCGACGAGCGGCTGCACGCCGCGCTGCCCGAGGACGTGCGCGAGGCCGGCGTCCTGACCGTGGCCAACGACCCCTCCTACCCGCCGGCCTCCTCGTTCGGCCCGGACGGGCGCACGATCGTCGGCTTCGAGCCCGACCTCGGCGCCGCGCTCGGCGAGCTGCTCGGGGTGCAGGTGCAGTTCCGGGCGTCGTCGTTCGACACGCTGCTCGACGACCTCGCCGCGGAGCGCTTCGACCTGGTGATGAGCGCGGTCACCGACACCGCCGAGCGCCAGCAGCAGGCCGACTTCGTCAACTACTTCCGCGCCGGGTCCTCGATCGTGGTGCCGCGCGGCAACCCGCTCGGGGTCCACGACCTCGCCGGGCTGTGCGGGCGGAGCGTGGCCGTGGAGGCCGGGACCGTGCAGGTCGGCCTGCTGGAGCGCGCGCAGGCCGCGTGCGCCCGGCGGATCGACGTCCGCGAGGTGCCGACCAACGACGACGCGCTGCTCGAGCTGCGCACCGGGCGCGCGGACGCGGTGCTCGCCGACTACCCGCCGGCGGTCTTCGTGACCACCGACCCGCGGACCCAGAACAGCTACCAGCTGGTCTCCGACACCCAGTACGAGCCCGGGCTCTACGGCATCGCCGTCGACCGGGACCGGACCGAGCTGCGCGACGTGCTGACCGCGGCGCTGCAGCGCCTGGTCGACGACGGCGTCTACCGGGCGCTGCTCGACCGCTGGGAGGTCGGGCACGGCGCCGTCGACGTGGTGACCGTCAACGGCGCCCTGCCGCCGTCCGGCGACTGA
- a CDS encoding acyl-CoA dehydrogenase family protein encodes MTQTLPTAVDPAHLRDVLDGRWAHVRRQAREQLGPQFAPVYGETVPEARARITRLSRELAATGRVSLGFPVEYGGEADAGGSVTSIEMLAQGDLSLMVKAGVQWGLFGGAVQLLGTRRHHDAYLRDIMGFDLPGCFAMTETGHGSDVQQLRTTCTYDPGTRTFDLHTPHEAARKDYIGNAAADGRMAVVFAQLVTQGENRGVHAWLVPIRDERGNPCPGVTIGDDGPKAGLLGVDNGRLTFDHVRVPREMLLDRYGQVAEDGTYTSSIENETRRFFTMLGTLVRGRVSVGGSASAATRVALDIAVRYGDVRRQFTAPGQDREVVLNDYLAHQRRLLPALATSYAHAFAQEELVGRMHDIQTAVHEHGQEVDEAAQRELESRAAGLKVAQTWHATRTIQVCREACGGAGYLAENRLPQLKADTDVFTTFEGDNTVLLQLVAKGLLTGYRDAFGSLDGWGRVAFVADMVRETVLERTAARGLIARLVDAVPGRDEDVPLRDRGWQLKVFEFRERHTLEGAIRRLRRNAATDGMDPFDVFNSVQDHVLRTARTHVDRIVLEAFVAGIERTPDPAARALLDTLCDLYALSTIEADKGWLLEHGRLTPARSRAVTSTVNALLGELRPHVVTLVDGFAVPEVWKNAAILREEPGRQEAMAARDAELRAATGARPPGGTAVAVDVPPGQ; translated from the coding sequence GTGACCCAGACCCTCCCCACAGCGGTGGACCCGGCGCACCTGCGCGACGTGCTCGACGGCCGCTGGGCGCACGTCCGCCGGCAGGCCCGCGAGCAACTCGGCCCGCAGTTCGCGCCGGTGTACGGCGAGACGGTGCCGGAGGCCCGCGCGCGGATCACCCGGCTGTCGCGGGAGCTGGCCGCCACCGGGCGGGTCTCGCTCGGGTTCCCGGTGGAGTACGGCGGCGAGGCCGACGCCGGCGGCTCGGTGACCTCCATCGAGATGCTGGCCCAGGGCGACCTCTCGCTCATGGTCAAGGCCGGCGTCCAGTGGGGGCTCTTCGGCGGCGCCGTCCAGCTGCTCGGCACCCGGCGCCACCACGACGCGTACCTGCGCGACATCATGGGCTTCGACCTGCCCGGCTGCTTCGCGATGACCGAGACCGGCCACGGCTCCGACGTCCAGCAGCTGCGCACCACCTGCACGTACGACCCCGGGACGCGGACGTTCGACCTGCACACCCCGCACGAGGCCGCCCGCAAGGACTACATCGGCAACGCGGCCGCCGACGGCCGGATGGCCGTCGTCTTCGCCCAGCTCGTCACGCAGGGCGAGAACCGCGGCGTGCACGCCTGGCTGGTCCCGATCCGCGACGAGCGGGGGAACCCGTGCCCCGGCGTCACCATCGGCGACGACGGGCCCAAGGCCGGCCTGCTCGGGGTCGACAACGGCCGGCTGACCTTCGACCACGTCCGCGTACCGCGCGAGATGCTGCTCGACCGCTACGGGCAGGTCGCCGAGGACGGCACCTACACCAGCTCGATCGAGAACGAGACCCGCCGCTTCTTCACCATGCTCGGCACGCTGGTGCGCGGCCGGGTCAGCGTCGGCGGCTCGGCGAGCGCGGCCACCCGGGTCGCCCTCGACATCGCCGTCCGCTACGGCGACGTGCGCCGCCAGTTCACCGCGCCCGGCCAGGACCGGGAGGTCGTGCTCAACGACTACCTGGCCCACCAGCGCCGGCTGCTGCCCGCCCTGGCCACCTCCTACGCCCACGCCTTCGCGCAGGAGGAGCTGGTCGGCCGGATGCACGACATCCAGACGGCGGTGCACGAGCACGGCCAGGAGGTCGACGAGGCCGCCCAGCGCGAGCTCGAGTCGCGCGCTGCCGGGCTCAAGGTGGCCCAGACCTGGCACGCCACCCGCACGATCCAGGTGTGCCGGGAGGCGTGCGGCGGCGCCGGCTACCTGGCGGAGAACCGGCTCCCCCAGCTCAAGGCCGACACCGACGTGTTCACCACCTTCGAGGGCGACAACACCGTCCTGCTCCAGCTGGTGGCCAAGGGCCTGCTCACCGGCTACCGCGACGCCTTCGGCTCCCTCGACGGCTGGGGCCGGGTCGCCTTCGTCGCCGACATGGTCCGCGAGACCGTCCTGGAGCGGACGGCGGCCCGCGGGCTGATCGCCCGGCTGGTCGACGCCGTCCCCGGCCGTGACGAGGACGTGCCGCTGCGCGACCGCGGCTGGCAGCTGAAGGTCTTCGAGTTCCGCGAGAGACACACTCTCGAGGGCGCCATCCGGCGGCTCCGCCGCAACGCCGCGACCGACGGGATGGACCCCTTCGACGTCTTCAACAGCGTCCAGGACCACGTCCTGCGGACGGCGCGGACGCACGTCGACCGGATCGTGCTCGAGGCGTTCGTCGCCGGCATCGAGCGGACTCCCGACCCCGCCGCGAGGGCGCTGCTCGACACGCTGTGCGACCTCTACGCGCTGTCGACCATCGAGGCCGACAAGGGCTGGCTGCTCGAGCACGGCCGGCTCACCCCGGCCCGGTCCCGGGCGGTGACGTCCACGGTGAACGCGCTGCTCGGCGAGCTGCGGCCGCACGTGGTGACGCTGGTCGACGGCTTCGCCGTCCCGGAGGTGTGGAAGAACGCCGCGATCCTGCGCGAGGAGCCCGGCCGGCAGGAGGCCATGGCCGCCCGCGACGCCGAGCTGCGGGCCGCCACCGGCGCGCGGCCGCCCGGCGGCACCGCGGTCGCCGTGGACGTCCCGCCGGGCCAGTGA
- a CDS encoding TetR family transcriptional regulator — MRSGGTTRRDRRDSRWDEHRRARREQLVDATVAAVGRCGAGVGMEEIAAEAGTSKTVVYRHFADRSELHVAVCTQVAAQLTDRLRAALATADHPRGMVAAAVETYLAFLEADPELYRFVVAPPDRPADADPISTLSDLVGDQAAALVAVALEQAGRDPAAAAPWGHGLVGLVRAAADWWLRADRPIPRADLAAHLTELAWAGLAGLLPDTRPVPDPEEQQ, encoded by the coding sequence ATGCGAAGTGGGGGGACGACGCGGCGCGACCGCCGGGACTCCCGGTGGGACGAGCACCGCCGCGCCCGGCGCGAGCAGCTCGTCGACGCCACCGTCGCGGCGGTGGGCCGCTGCGGTGCCGGTGTCGGCATGGAGGAGATCGCCGCCGAGGCCGGCACGAGCAAGACCGTCGTCTACCGCCACTTCGCCGACCGCAGCGAGCTGCACGTGGCCGTCTGCACCCAGGTGGCGGCGCAGCTGACCGACCGGCTGCGCGCGGCCCTGGCCACCGCCGACCACCCGCGCGGCATGGTCGCCGCGGCGGTCGAGACGTACCTGGCGTTCCTCGAGGCCGACCCCGAGCTCTACCGCTTCGTCGTCGCCCCACCCGACCGGCCCGCGGACGCCGACCCGATCAGCACGCTGAGCGACCTGGTGGGCGACCAGGCCGCCGCCCTGGTGGCCGTCGCCCTCGAGCAGGCCGGCCGCGACCCCGCGGCCGCCGCCCCGTGGGGGCACGGCCTGGTCGGGCTGGTCCGCGCGGCCGCCGACTGGTGGCTGCGCGCCGACCGGCCGATCCCACGGGCCGACCTCGCCGCGCACCTCACCGAACTGGCCTGGGCCGGCCTCGCCGGCCTCCTCCCGGACACCCGCCCCGTCCCCGACCCCGAGGAGCAGCAGTGA
- a CDS encoding glycoside hydrolase family 2 protein → MASGDDPTAHPRPLLRRPWTSLDGPWDFAADPDLAGTVGRVAFDRTVRVPYAPETPASGVHWRGPLHRAWYRRPLPGRAGDRRTVLSFGAVDRVCDVWVGGAHVAHHEGGYTPFCVDVTDSLGDGGADLVVRADDDPRDLEAPRGKQDWRDEPHAIFYPRTTGIWRTPWLEQVAREHVTDVVWRGDPRTLRVDVRVELSVPVTGARLHLRLRHGDRLLAEDAVRVDGAVVERTLQVGDGGTDDRWHLTWEPGPYPVIVDAEVALVRDDGEVLDEVASYTALRSVEVGDGHLLVNGRPVPLRLVLDQGYWPATGATPPDVTALRRDLELTRALGFTGARKHQKTEDPRYLALADRMGLLVWAEMPSAYRPGPTAGARLLREWPEVVAAHRGHPSVVAWVPLNESWGAQEAATDRSQRGLVRALAATADALDGTRPVSANDGWETLGGAILGVHDYEQDPAVLAARYATAADVERLATGRRPDGHLADLDRAGVAGRAVVLSEFGGISLNAGRTEDDPDRTEPWGYADARSPEDLLARYRAQWAAVHASSALAGACWTQLTDTYQEVNGLLTTEREPKVDLDALRRATAGEA, encoded by the coding sequence GTGGCCAGTGGAGACGACCCGACCGCCCATCCCCGCCCACTGCTGCGCCGGCCGTGGACCTCGCTCGACGGGCCGTGGGACTTCGCCGCCGACCCCGACCTGGCCGGCACGGTCGGCCGGGTCGCCTTCGACCGCACCGTCCGCGTGCCCTACGCCCCGGAGACGCCGGCCAGCGGCGTGCACTGGCGGGGTCCGCTGCACCGCGCCTGGTACCGCCGCCCGCTGCCGGGCCGCGCCGGCGACCGCCGCACGGTGCTGTCCTTCGGCGCCGTCGACCGGGTGTGCGACGTCTGGGTCGGCGGCGCGCACGTCGCCCACCACGAGGGCGGCTACACGCCGTTCTGCGTCGACGTCACCGACTCCCTCGGGGACGGCGGCGCGGACCTCGTCGTCCGGGCCGACGACGACCCGCGCGACCTCGAGGCGCCGCGCGGCAAGCAGGACTGGCGCGACGAGCCGCACGCGATCTTCTACCCGCGCACGACCGGCATCTGGCGCACGCCGTGGCTCGAGCAGGTGGCCCGCGAGCACGTCACCGACGTCGTGTGGCGGGGTGACCCCCGCACGCTGCGCGTCGACGTCCGCGTGGAGCTGTCGGTGCCGGTGACCGGCGCCCGCCTGCACCTGCGCCTCCGGCACGGCGACCGGCTGCTGGCCGAGGACGCCGTCCGGGTCGACGGTGCCGTCGTCGAGCGGACGCTGCAGGTGGGGGACGGCGGCACGGACGACCGCTGGCACCTGACCTGGGAGCCGGGGCCCTACCCGGTGATCGTCGACGCCGAGGTCGCACTGGTCCGTGACGACGGCGAGGTGCTCGACGAGGTGGCGAGCTACACCGCGCTGCGCTCGGTCGAGGTCGGCGACGGGCACCTGCTGGTCAACGGCCGGCCGGTGCCGCTGCGGCTGGTCCTCGACCAGGGCTACTGGCCGGCCACCGGCGCCACCCCGCCCGACGTCACCGCGCTGCGCCGCGACCTGGAGCTCACCCGCGCGCTGGGCTTCACCGGGGCCCGCAAGCACCAGAAGACCGAGGACCCGCGCTACCTGGCCCTCGCCGACCGGATGGGCCTGCTGGTGTGGGCGGAGATGCCCTCGGCGTACCGCCCCGGGCCGACGGCCGGCGCGCGGCTGCTGCGCGAGTGGCCGGAGGTGGTGGCCGCGCACCGGGGCCACCCGAGCGTGGTCGCGTGGGTGCCGCTCAACGAGTCGTGGGGCGCGCAGGAGGCGGCCACCGACCGGAGCCAGCGCGGGCTGGTCCGCGCGCTCGCCGCCACCGCCGACGCGCTCGACGGCACCCGCCCGGTCTCGGCGAACGACGGCTGGGAGACCCTCGGCGGCGCGATCCTCGGCGTCCACGACTACGAGCAGGACCCGGCCGTGCTCGCCGCCCGCTACGCCACCGCGGCCGACGTCGAGCGGCTGGCGACCGGACGGCGGCCCGACGGGCACCTCGCCGACCTCGACCGGGCCGGCGTCGCCGGCCGGGCCGTGGTCCTCTCGGAGTTCGGCGGGATCTCGCTGAACGCCGGGCGCACCGAGGACGACCCCGACCGCACCGAGCCGTGGGGCTACGCCGACGCCCGCTCGCCGGAGGACCTGCTCGCGCGCTACCGGGCGCAGTGGGCGGCGGTGCACGCCAGCAGTGCGCTGGCCGGTGCCTGCTGGACGCAGCTGACCGACACGTACCAGGAGGTCAACGGGCTGCTCACCACGGAGCGCGAGCCCAAGGTCGACCTCGACGCGCTCCGCCGGGCCACGGCGGGTGAGGCGTAG